The Papaver somniferum cultivar HN1 chromosome 3, ASM357369v1, whole genome shotgun sequence genome includes a region encoding these proteins:
- the LOC113359250 gene encoding uncharacterized protein LOC113359250, with product MKQLQNQGHQWVPPEESYVKINVDATFIPNKGAGGAVTQDHRALPKVVIEGDAKVVSTVIFGETQDIPWSIRLVILKICNESSSFADIKFQHVPKSANYVAHGLYQFTIHDDVIFRWNVNEPPSCISSNLSFNEVVY from the exons ATGAAGCAGTTACAAAATCAAGGTCATCAATGGGTCCCTCCTGAAGAGTCTTATGTGAAGATCAATGTAGATGCAACATTTATTCCTAATAAAGGTGCTGGAGGAGCAGTAACTCAAGATCATAGAG CGCTTCCTAAAGTTGTTATCGAAGGAGATGCTAAAGTGGTTTCTACAGTAATTTTTGGGGAAACACAGGACATACCTTGGAGTATAAGATTAGTTATTTTGAAGATCTGTAatgaatcttcttcttttgcGGATATTAAATTTCAACATGTTCCAAAATCAGCAAACTATGTAGCTCATGGTTTATATCAGTTTACTATACATGATGATGTAATATTTAGGTGGAATGTTAATGAACCACCTAGTTGTATCTCTTCAAACCTCAGTTTCAATGAGGTAGTTTATTAA
- the LOC113361111 gene encoding uncharacterized protein LOC113361111 produces the protein MAICLEIITHSHVRLSNVHSSFQEDTLQQEPLYQIYQKHRQGITSSKNTVIQRINLFCGNQRNCDVSTLLTPSLHSWILASARLRSIKEFNLDVSGVRISSFPNPILRCSSLVKLELKLGQNSNIFVLPNSMDLPRLTHLKIDSIPIDGSGRLAEDIHKHGMFLRALSEVRELRLSEWFLHLSLRGFFAFRPLVRFVNLRSIKLEMNLSPWSVKKLGWLLHISPYIKSLSIVIAPGPGMPRTITPDSEWARVSWLPRNLYHLRSVKIRGILGNISQLKLVELIFKYAVALQEMDLYSWKKSTTEEQLIAFGEKLRTLPIASSKISTFFL, from the exons ATGGCGATATGTTTGGAAATCATCACCCATTCTCACGTTCGACTTTCAAATGTTCACTCATCGTTTCAAGAAGATACACTGCAACAAGAACCATTATATCAAATTTATCAAAAACATCGACAAGGTATTACTTCTTCAAAAAACACAGTTATTCAAAGAATCAATCTCTTTTGTGGAAATCAAAGGAACTGTGATGTATCTACACTACTGACACCTTCACTCCATAGTTGGATTCTCGCTTCTGCAAGATTACGTAGTATTAAAGAATTTAATCTTGATGTATCTGGTGTCAGAATCTCTAGTTTTCCTAATCCTATTCTTAGATGCTCTTCTTTAGTGAAATTGGAGTTGAAACTAGGTCAGAATTCGAACATCTTTGTTTTGCCAAACTCTATGGATTTGCCTCGGCTTACCCATCTGAAGATTGATTCAATTCCAATAGATGGAAGTGGACGTTTGGCAGAGGACATACACAAGCATGGTATGTTCCTTAGGGCCCTTTCTGAAGTTAGAGAACTAAGATTATCCGAGTGGTTTTTGCATTTAAGTCTACGG GGTTTCTTTGCTTTCAGACCTCTTGTTCGGTTTGTTAATCTACGTTCCATCAAGCTGGAAATGAACTTATCACCATGGAGCGTCAAAAAACTAGGATGGTTACTCCATATTTCTCCTTATATCAAAAGTCTTTCTATTGTAATTGCTCCAGGGCCAGGG ATGCCAAGGACGATTACACCTGACAGTGAATGGGCTAGAGTGTCATGGTTGCCACGCAATCTGTATCATCTTAGATCGGTAAAAATTCGAGGTATACTAGGCAACATTAGCCAGCTGAAACTCGTGGAGCTTATCTTCAAGTATGCCGTGGCCTTGCAAGAAATGGATCTTTACAGTTGGAAGAAATCAACAACGGAGGAGCAGTTAATTGCATTTGGCGAGAAGCTGCGAACACTTCCAATAGCATCCTCAAAGATCTCAACATTTTTTCTTTGA
- the LOC113355764 gene encoding signal peptidase complex catalytic subunit SEC11C-like codes for MGWIGDSVNSIKSIQIRQLLTQVITLGIIVSSALIIWKTLLCVTGSESPVVVVLSGSMEPGFKRGDILFLHMNDAPIRAGEIVVFNVDGRQIPIVHRVIKVHERRDTGEVDVLTKGDNNRQHDRMLYARGQQWLNRHHIVGRAVGFLPYVGWVTIIMTENPIIKYVLIGALGLLIITSKD; via the exons ATGGGTTGGATAGGAGATTCAGTAAATTCAATCAAATCCATTCAGATCAGACAACTCCTAACACAAGTCATcactctag GTATAATTGTTTCATCAGCATTGATTATATGGAAGACATTGTTGTGTGTTACTGGGAGTGAATctcctgttgttgttgttctctCTGGGAGTATGGAACCTGGCTTCAAAAGG GGTGATATTTTGTTCTTACACATGAACGACGCTCCCATTCGTGCTGGCGAAATCGTTGTGTTTAATGTCGAT ggACGTCAAATTCCAATTGTCCACCGAGTAATCAAG GTTCATGAAAGGCGGGACACTGGAGAAGTTGATGTCCTCACAAAAG GGGATAATAATCGTCAGCATGACAGGATGTTGTATGCTCGAGGTCAGCAGTGGCTTAATCGGCATCACATTGTGGGAAGAGCTGTGGG CTTCCTACCATACGTTGGGTGGGTGACAATTATAATGACCGAAAATCCTATCATCAAG TATGTTCTAATTGGTGCGTTGGGGTTGTTGATCATAACATCCAAGGATTAA
- the LOC113361112 gene encoding protein NRT1/ PTR FAMILY 6.2-like, giving the protein MEESRSIADTVDYKGSPVDKSKTGGWVPAALILGIEICERLTTMGIAVNLVTYLGGTMHLPSATSANIVTDFLGTSFLLCLLGGFLADSYLGRYRTILIFALIQGLGTAVLSISTKLPQLRPPPCSNSISSEKCEKANGFQMGILYLSLYLIALGTGGLKSCVSGFGTDQFDDKDEKEKIQMDHFFQRLFFFVSLGTLTAVTVLVYIQDEVGRSWAYGICSVSIVIAVCIYVSGTKRYRYKKITGSPAVQIFQVVAASVKKRKLEFPTSIELTYEDSREDRRLHRTDQFRFLDKASIIAGHDQKPKHSPPNPWRLCSVTKVEEVKMMIRLLPIWATTIFFWTTYGQMMTFSVEQAATMHRSIGNFQIPAGSLTVIFVAAILITIAVYDQLVMPLWKKWKGTQGFTDLQRIGLGLMLSTLGMAFAAIFEVKRLSVAKHAGDHVAANSTLLVSAFILIPQFVFVGSGEAFIYTGQLDFFITRSPKGMKSISTGLFLTTLSLGFFDSSFLVSVLKKITGRNGGWLADNINDARLDCFYGLLAVLSFINFGLFIWSAVWYKRNAPSKNSSVEMESIKTNSCRQAK; this is encoded by the exons ATG GAAGAGAGCCGGTCGATTGCAGATACTGTAGATTACAAAGGATCTccagtcgataaatctaaaaccGGTGGTTGGGTACCAGCTGCTTTGATCCTTG GAATTGAAATATGCGAGAGGTTAACGACCATGGGTATAGCAGTAAACCTTGTAACATATTTAGGAGGGACGATGCATCTCCCAAGTGCTACTTCTGCAAATATCGTCACCGATTTCCTGGGAACGTCATTTCTTCTTTGTTTACTAGGAGGTTTCCTTGCGGATTCATACTTAGGCAGATACAGAACTATTTTGATTTTCGCTCTTATCCAAGGACTG GGTACTGCCGTGTTATCCATCTCGACAAAATTGCCGCAGTTACGTCCACCACCATGTAGCAACAGTATAAGCTCTGAAAAATGTGAAAAGGCAAATGGATTCCAAATGGGAATTCTATATCTTTCACTGTATCTAATTGCACTTGGCACTGGAGGACTTAAATCGTGTGTATCAGGATTTGGAACCGATCAGTTCGATGACAAGGACGAGAAGGAGAAGATTCAAATGGATCACTTCTTTCAACGATTATTCTTTTTTGTTAGCTTAGGTACTCTAACGGCTGTCACAGTTTTAGTCTATATACAAGATGAAGTAGGTCGAAGTTGGGCTTATGGTATCTGTTCAGTTTCAATTGTTATCGCCGTCTGTATTTATGTATCGGGGACTAAGAGGTATAGGTACAAGAAAATCACTGGGAGTCCTGCTGTTCAGATATTTCAAGTCGTTGCAGCTTCTGTAAAGAAACGGAAACTTGAATTTCCTACTAGTATCGAGTTAACGTACGAGGATTCACGCGAGGATCGGAGACTTCACCGCACAGATCAGTTCCG TTTCTTGGACAAAGCTTCAATTATTGCTGGACACGACCAAAAACCTAAGCATTCGCCACCAAACCCCTGGCGGTTATGTTCAGTGAcaaaagtggaggaagtgaaaatGATGATCAGATTGCTGCCAATTTGGGCGACAACAATCTTTTTCTGGACAACATATGGGCAGATGATGACGTTCTCTGTTGAGCAAGCTGCAACCATGCATAGGTCCATCGGGAATTTCCAGATTCCAGCAGGCTCTCTCACTGTCATCTTTGTTGCAGCGATTTTGATTACTATAGCTGTCTATGATCAGCTGGTGATGCCACTTTGGAAAAAGTGGAAAGGCACTCAAG GATTTACAGATTTGCAAAGAATTGGTTTAGGGCTTATGCTGTCGACATTGGGAATGGCATTTGCAGCTATCTTTGAGGTTAAGCGTTTATCGGTTGCCAAGCATGCTGGTGATCACGTTGCCGCTAATTCAACCCTGCTAGTAAGCGCTTTCATCTTGATCCCACAGTTCGTCTTTGTTGGTTCCGGAGAAGCATTCATTTACACAGGTCAGCTTGATTTCTTCATAACTCGGTCGCCCAAAGGGATGAAGAGTATAAGCACAGGACTGTTCCTAACAACTCTATCACTTGGCTTTTTCGATAGTAGTTTCCTAGTCTCAGTTTTAAAGAAAATAACTGGCCGAAATGGTGGATGGTTAGCTGATAACATCAATGATGCAAGGCTCGACTGCTTTTACGGGCTTTTGGCTGTGTTAAGCTTCATTAACTTTGGATTGTTTATCTGGAGTGCAGTTTGGTACAAAAGAAATGCACCTAGTAAGAATTCTTCCGTGGAGATGGAAAGTATTAAAACTAACTCCTGCCGTCAAGCAAAGTGA